The genomic window CCTGTGCGGCCACCGCCATGCCCATGCTGGCCAACGCCAAAACCATGCGCCTGGGCATGGGTGACCCCATCGACTCGGATCAGGGCGCCTACGCCAGCCGCTTCAAGGACCTGGTCGAGTATTACTCCGACGGTGACATCAAGGTCACCCTCTACCCCAATGGCGCCATCGGTTCGGAAACCGAGATGGTGCAGAACGCTCGCCTCGGCTCCCTCGACATGGCCCTGATCGGCATCGGCAACGTTACCCCCTTCTCCAAGGAACTGGGCATGCTGACCATGCCCTATGTCATTACCAGCAGCTCGGACGCGGTCAAGATCACCACAGGACAGCTGGGCGATCACTGGAACCAGCTCGCCCAGAAGCAGGTAGGGGTCAATATCCTGGGCTGGACCTACTCCAACTTCCGTCACCTGACCAACTCCAAACGACCGGTCAAGAACTTGGAAGATCTGCAGGGGCTAAAGATTCGCGTGCCGCAAAACCCCATCATGCTGGCCACCTGGAAGGCCTGGGGCGCCAACCCCATCGCCATGGCCTGGACCGAAACCTTTACCGCCCTGCAACAACAGGTCGTCGACGGTCAGGACAACCCCTATATCGTCAACAACACCATGAAGTTCTACGAGGTGCAGGACTACGTGACCGAGGTGCACCATCAGTACTCACTGCAGCCCCTGGTGATCGGCAAGCGCACCTTTGACAAGCTGAGCGACGAAGACAAGAACATTCTGACCCGCGCCGGCCTTGAGGCTCAGCAGCATGGCCTGATCTTTCAGATTTCCGAGGCGGAAAAGGCCAAGCAGCACATGATCGACAACGGGGTGGAAGTGGCCAGCCTGGAAGACGAAGCCCAGTGGATTGAACTGGCCAAGACCAAGGTATGGCCCGAGTTCTACGACACCATTGGCGGCAAGGAAAAGTTTGACGCCGTGCTGGAGCAGCTCAAGTAACCCTGCTGCCCGATGTAAGCGAGCGGGTTCGCATGCGGACCCGCCACTATTCCACAGGGCGGCAGGCCAAGCCTTCACACCGCCCTCTTTGCCGGAGCCTTGCTATGCGTAAGCTGATGCTGCAGTTGGACAAGCTGGAAAATTATCTTTGTCAGCTTCTGCTCTGCCTGTTTGTGGTGCTGCTGTTTGTACAGGTGATTCTGCGGGTGGCCTTCAACTACGGAATTCCCTGGAGTGAAGAGCTGGCACGCTTTTCCTTTGTCTGGTTCGTGTTTCTGGGGGCGTCCTATGCCGCCCGATTGTCGGCCCATAACCGGGTCACCTTTCACCTGAGAATGATGCCTTCGGGAATGCGCAAGGGCGTTGAGCTTGTCGGTGACCTGTTCTGGATCGCCTTCAACACCCTGATGACCATCAAGAGCATTGAGGTTATCGAGTCGATGATGGAGTTTACCTTCTACTCGCCGGCACTCGACTGGTCCATGGCCTACCTGTATCTGATCTTTCCCGTCTCATTCACCCTGACTTCGCTGCGCATCATTCAGGTCAACTACCTGAAGCTGACCGGGGTCACCTTTGACGATGTGGATGAACCCAAACTGGAGCAGGACCCCACCCCGGCCCCAAACAACAACGGCACATCCGGCCCTCACCCGGAACAGGCCCATAAAGGCAGCAAGACCCTGGCCTGACGGGCCAGCGTGCGAGGATTAAACAATGACAGCTCCCATTATCCTGTTTGGCATGTTTTTCTTACTGCTGCTTATCGGGGCACCGATAGTGGTGGCACTGGGGGCATCGGCCCTGAGTGTCTACCTGGCGGCAGGTGATGACTTCGTGTCCCTGGTGCAGACCGCCTGGAATGCCGTGGACTCCTTTCCGATCATGGCCCTGCCCGCCTTTATTCTGTCGGGCGCGCTGATGCAGAGCGCCGGCATTTCCCGCCGGCTGGTACATATTGCCGAGCTGATGGCCGGTCCCATGGCCGGCGGCCTGGGCTTTTCCGCCATTCTGGCCAGCATGTTCTTTGGCGCCATCTCCGGCTCCGGCCCGGCCACCACCGCCGCCGTGGGCATGCTGATGATTCCCGCCATGGTGGACCGGGGCTACGGCCGCAGCTACTCCGCCGCCCTGACCGCCTCATCCGGCGGCCTGGGCGTGGTGATTCCGCCTTCCATTCCCATGGTGATCTACGGCGTCACCGCCAGTGAGTCCATCACCAAGCTGTTTCTGGCCGGCATATTCCCGGGCATCATGCTGGCCGGTGGCCTGATGATCGCCAACTACGCCATCAGCAAAAAGAAAGGCTACACCGGCAGCCCCGAGCGCCAGCCCGGTGAACTGAAAAAGGCCTGCCGTGAAGGCATCTGGGCCATTATGGCGCCCGTGGTGATCCTCGGCGGCATCTATTCCGGCCTGTTCACCCCCACCGAGGCGGCCGTGGTGTCGGTGTTCTACACCCTGTTTGTGGGCATTTTCATTCACAAGGAACTGAAGCTGGATGGCTTCAAGGAATCGCTGAACTCCACCACCTGGCTGACCGGACGTGTGCTGATCATCATGTTCACCGCCACCGCCTTTGGCCGCATTCTGGTGGAGAACGACATTCCGGGCATGATTGCCGAGTCCCTGCTGGATCTGACCGGCAGCCTGCCGCTGATCTGGCTTATCGTCATCGCCTTTTTGATCTTTATCGGCATGTTCCTGGAGACCCTGGCCACCATCATGATCGTAACGCCGGTCCTGCTGCCGGTCATGGTCAGCCTGGGCGTGGATCCCATTCACTTCGGCGTGGTGCTGGTGTGCTGCTGTGAAATCGGCTTT from Oceanimonas doudoroffii includes these protein-coding regions:
- a CDS encoding TRAP transporter substrate-binding protein — translated: MKKVAKYLTLSLACAATAMPMLANAKTMRLGMGDPIDSDQGAYASRFKDLVEYYSDGDIKVTLYPNGAIGSETEMVQNARLGSLDMALIGIGNVTPFSKELGMLTMPYVITSSSDAVKITTGQLGDHWNQLAQKQVGVNILGWTYSNFRHLTNSKRPVKNLEDLQGLKIRVPQNPIMLATWKAWGANPIAMAWTETFTALQQQVVDGQDNPYIVNNTMKFYEVQDYVTEVHHQYSLQPLVIGKRTFDKLSDEDKNILTRAGLEAQQHGLIFQISEAEKAKQHMIDNGVEVASLEDEAQWIELAKTKVWPEFYDTIGGKEKFDAVLEQLK
- a CDS encoding TRAP transporter small permease, coding for MRKLMLQLDKLENYLCQLLLCLFVVLLFVQVILRVAFNYGIPWSEELARFSFVWFVFLGASYAARLSAHNRVTFHLRMMPSGMRKGVELVGDLFWIAFNTLMTIKSIEVIESMMEFTFYSPALDWSMAYLYLIFPVSFTLTSLRIIQVNYLKLTGVTFDDVDEPKLEQDPTPAPNNNGTSGPHPEQAHKGSKTLA
- a CDS encoding TRAP transporter large permease; the encoded protein is MTAPIILFGMFFLLLLIGAPIVVALGASALSVYLAAGDDFVSLVQTAWNAVDSFPIMALPAFILSGALMQSAGISRRLVHIAELMAGPMAGGLGFSAILASMFFGAISGSGPATTAAVGMLMIPAMVDRGYGRSYSAALTASSGGLGVVIPPSIPMVIYGVTASESITKLFLAGIFPGIMLAGGLMIANYAISKKKGYTGSPERQPGELKKACREGIWAIMAPVVILGGIYSGLFTPTEAAVVSVFYTLFVGIFIHKELKLDGFKESLNSTTWLTGRVLIIMFTATAFGRILVENDIPGMIAESLLDLTGSLPLIWLIVIAFLIFIGMFLETLATIMIVTPVLLPVMVSLGVDPIHFGVVLVCCCEIGFSTPPLGENMFIGSSIAKVSIEEISVKALPFVLVEILVVLLLAFFPDLTLWLPNLFGY